A window of the Dickeya dianthicola NCPPB 453 genome harbors these coding sequences:
- a CDS encoding aldo/keto reductase produces MKYTSFGKTGLRVSQVALGTGNFGTGWGYGSDPDASKAVFDAYTEAGGNFIDTADIYQFGQSEEFIGTLLAGRREDFVLATKFTNGALPNANRLVTGNSRKAMVASVEASLKRLKTDRIDIYWAHHPDGVTPTEEIIRGFEDLARAGKILYAGLSNFPAWRLSRAVTLAELARAVPIAAAQFEHSLVHREPEADLFPASHALGLGIVTWSPLGGGMLTGKYRQGEKGRAEGLGGQVFQPENSPQRTQILDTVLDIAGELGVSAGQVAIAWAGTHGAFPIIGPRSLAQLTDNLGALSLELSTEHISRLDAVSSLPSSTPTRTPVPWATGDVPWIAA; encoded by the coding sequence ATGAAATATACATCGTTTGGCAAGACCGGCCTGAGAGTTTCGCAGGTGGCACTCGGTACAGGCAACTTCGGCACCGGCTGGGGCTATGGATCCGATCCTGATGCCAGCAAGGCTGTCTTCGACGCCTATACCGAAGCAGGCGGAAACTTCATCGACACGGCGGATATCTACCAGTTCGGCCAGTCCGAGGAATTTATCGGCACCCTGCTGGCAGGGCGGCGCGAGGATTTTGTCCTCGCCACCAAGTTCACTAACGGCGCGCTTCCCAATGCCAATCGTCTGGTCACCGGCAACAGCCGCAAAGCTATGGTGGCCTCCGTGGAAGCCAGCCTCAAACGGCTTAAAACAGATCGGATTGACATCTACTGGGCTCACCATCCCGATGGCGTCACGCCCACAGAAGAAATCATTCGCGGTTTCGAAGATTTGGCGCGTGCGGGCAAGATCCTCTACGCAGGTCTGTCGAATTTCCCGGCCTGGCGACTATCGCGGGCAGTTACGCTGGCAGAACTCGCCCGTGCCGTACCTATCGCCGCTGCACAGTTCGAGCACAGTCTGGTCCACCGTGAGCCCGAGGCCGACCTGTTCCCGGCATCGCACGCACTGGGGCTCGGTATCGTGACGTGGTCGCCGCTGGGCGGCGGTATGCTGACCGGCAAATACCGACAAGGCGAGAAAGGCCGCGCCGAAGGTTTGGGCGGCCAGGTGTTCCAGCCGGAGAACTCACCGCAGCGCACGCAGATCCTTGATACCGTGCTTGACATTGCGGGTGAACTCGGGGTCAGCGCGGGTCAGGTCGCCATTGCCTGGGCCGGCACGCATGGCGCTTTCCCGATCATCGGGCCGCGCTCATTGGCTCAACTCACCGACAACCTTGGCGCGTTGTCGCTCGAACTCTCGACGGAGCACATCAGCCGTCTTGACGCAGTCAGCAGCCTGCCCTCGTCAACTCCGACAAGAACCCCGGTTCCCTGGGCTACCGGCGATGTTCCCTGGATCGCTGCCTGA
- a CDS encoding GDSL-type esterase/lipase family protein: MLVKLFIFLIFFLTLTVNAKIITADNHYLSYTGRIDFTDKNKPVISWPGTSIKANFTGRYIAILLDDQNGMNYFNVIIDGNDQTPYVIQAMKGMHEYVISTSLCSGEHQIEIYKRTEGEDGLTIFHGIKIDDNAKLLTPLEQPKRKVEFYGDSITSGLAVEASINGNENNPAEKNNYLTYSSITGRALHAEVHTISQSGIGVMNSWFDFTMPDFYDQLNANGNNDSKWDFSTWTPDIVIVNLLQNDSWIYNTLKIKPSSEDIIENYISFIRNLRLKYPHTHIICALGSMDATKPGSVWPSYINAAVERMKNRYNDPNISTLFFDFNGYEAHPRQYQNLINSAVLIKEIERIMNWD; this comes from the coding sequence ATGTTAGTTAAGTTATTTATTTTTTTGATATTTTTTTTAACGCTTACTGTTAACGCAAAAATAATAACAGCTGATAATCATTATTTATCTTATACTGGCAGAATTGATTTTACAGATAAAAATAAACCAGTTATTAGTTGGCCTGGGACCAGCATTAAAGCAAACTTCACAGGACGTTATATCGCTATACTATTAGATGATCAGAATGGCATGAATTATTTTAATGTAATCATTGATGGTAATGATCAGACGCCGTATGTAATTCAAGCCATGAAAGGAATGCATGAATATGTTATTTCAACATCTCTGTGTTCTGGAGAACATCAAATTGAAATATATAAAAGAACGGAAGGTGAAGATGGCCTGACTATTTTTCACGGTATAAAAATTGATGATAATGCTAAGTTACTTACACCGCTAGAACAACCTAAGCGTAAAGTTGAATTTTATGGCGATTCGATTACTTCTGGTCTAGCTGTAGAGGCCTCTATTAATGGCAATGAAAATAATCCAGCAGAAAAAAACAATTACCTCACCTATAGCTCTATCACTGGCAGAGCATTACATGCTGAAGTTCACACGATATCACAAAGTGGTATAGGAGTTATGAACAGCTGGTTTGATTTTACTATGCCTGATTTTTATGATCAGCTTAATGCAAATGGTAATAACGACAGTAAGTGGGATTTCTCCACATGGACACCAGATATAGTTATAGTTAATTTGCTGCAAAACGATAGCTGGATATATAACACCCTGAAAATCAAACCCTCCTCCGAGGATATTATCGAAAATTATATATCGTTCATAAGAAATTTACGACTGAAGTATCCACATACTCATATTATTTGCGCATTAGGCAGTATGGATGCAACAAAACCGGGGTCAGTATGGCCAAGTTACATTAATGCCGCAGTGGAAAGAATGAAAAATCGATACAATGATCCTAATATTAGTACTCTGTTCTTCGATTTCAATGGGTATGAAGCGCATCCAAGGCAGTATCAAAATCTAATTAACTCAGCAGTGCTTATAAAAGAGATTGAAAGAATCATGAACTGGGATTAG
- a CDS encoding MBL fold metallo-hydrolase encodes MLWEHNADFRKQVVEVARGVYVAMGYSAANVTLIQGKEGSIIVDTSANPSDASSIIEAFDSQLNHPIRAIIYTHNHPDHSR; translated from the coding sequence ATGTTGTGGGAGCACAATGCTGACTTCCGCAAACAGGTGGTGGAGGTTGCCCGGGGCGTCTACGTAGCTATGGGGTATTCCGCCGCTAACGTGACGCTGATTCAGGGCAAAGAGGGTTCCATTATTGTTGATACTTCTGCCAATCCCTCAGACGCAAGCTCCATCATAGAAGCCTTCGACAGCCAGCTTAATCATCCGATACGGGCCATCATCTACACACATAATCATCC